The following are encoded in a window of Manihot esculenta cultivar AM560-2 chromosome 8, M.esculenta_v8, whole genome shotgun sequence genomic DNA:
- the LOC110620137 gene encoding flagellar attachment zone protein 1 has translation MSKKKPANLSQLLKQDIPQENSNAPANARQQISKEDSEEKLRNLKSLNSKLLKETLERRQQIESLVQAKEGLETELSRSRAEKTDLKNLLTRTSDDTLSLEIEMGLLFIFVKKRMNEMGIVVEGLVKEKVEKENVGAFLKTQVNGLMENLESEKQKLFWASEERDLLKLDLENWEKEAIGLKEKIIEMKEKEIKTEEEIRILKTQDVAEKQLAEKAKEIESLNWEVENIARKKIEIEMENSKQRFKISGMEKEVSELNDIISSLRKEKEDIVRKKTEIEMENSRQQLKISDMEKEVSELNDIMSSLRKEKEDIVRKKTEIEKENSRQQFKITELHDVMSSLRKEKEDVLRKKTEIEMENSRQQLKITDLEKDVSELNDIMSSLHKEKEDIVRKKTEIEVENSGQQLKIADLEKDVSELNEIMSSLLKEKEDIVREKTEIEMENSKQQLKIADLEKDVSELNEIMSSLLKEKEDIVREKTEIEMENSKQQFRIADLEKYVSELNDIISSLRKEKSVLSENFLELEKSCHEAKEKAKLIAMEFDALMQEKQKNDRTIESLMEETDSSDKLIKTLKFEMKEKDGLIESLMRDKVETDDVNVAKESAIMELHNELAGLRGAVSALQESIKNEEAKNKQLASEVSYYRDAFEQVRLERDNTKINLDKEKKKSINMSSKVLEMQKRIQENMEENEKMKNENERLFDEKKEMESQVGLLKKEKKLLAKKQYEAQQEIEDLRTKMESIGSNSERVVTMLKSTAASIGQSNGGKEELSITERKLGNATEPYVTELEVIKKAFKHKERVVGEMRQRVKFLESSLADANKEKSFWAAVSTATTILAAVSFASGRLY, from the exons ATGTCTAAAAAGAAACCCGCCAATCTCTCTCAACTCCTCAAACAAGATATCCCACAAGAGAATTCCAATGCACCAGCCAACGCTCGCCAACAAATCTCCAAGGAAGACTCTGAAGAGAAGCTTCGTAACTTGAAATCCCTCAACTCGAAGCTTCTCAAAGAGACCCTTGAGCGCAGACAGCAAATTGAGTCTTTGGTGCAAGCCAAAGAGGGTTTAGAGACTGAGTTGTCCCGGAGTCGTGCAGAGAAGACAGATTTGAAAAATCTGTTGACTCGGACAAGTGATGACACACTGAGTTTGGAGATAGAGATGGGGttgctttttatttttgttaagaAAAGGATGAATGAGATGGGGATTGTTGTGGAGGGCTTGGTAAAGGAGAAGGTAGAGAAAGAGAATGTGGGTGCGTTCTTGAAGACTCAAGTGAATGGACTAATGGAAAATCTTGAAAGTGAGAAACAGAAATTGTTCTGGGCTAGTGAGGAGAGGGATTTGTTGAAGCTTGATCTGGAAAACTGGGAGAAGGAAGCAATTGGCTTGAAAGAGAAAATAATTGAAATGAAGGAGAAGGAAATAAAGACTGAGGAGGAGATTAGAATATTGAAGACACA agatgTAGCTGAGAAGCAATTGGCAGAGAAAGCAAAAGAGATTGAAAGTTTAAACTGGGAGGTGGAGAATATTGCAAGGAAGAAGATTGAGATTGAAATGGAGAACAGTAAGCAACGGTTTAAGATTTCTGGCATGGAGAAAGAAGTTTCTGAATTGAATGATATTATATCTAGTTTGCGCAAGGAGAAGGAGGATATTGTGAGGAAGAAGACTGAGATTGAAATGGAGAACAGCAGGCAACAGCTTAAGATTTCTGACATGGAGAAAGAAGTCTCTGAATTGAATGATATTATGTCTAGCTTGCGCAAGGAGAAGGAGGATATTGTGAGGAAGAAGACTGAGATTGAAAAGGAGAACAGCAGGCAACAGTTTAAGATTACTGAATTGCATGATGTTATGTCTAGTTTGCGCAAGGAGAAAGAGGATGTTCTAAGGAAGAAGACTGAGATTGAAATGGAGAACAGTAGGCAACAGCTTAAGATTACTGACTTGGAGAAAGATGTTTCTGAATTGAATGATATTATGTCTAGTTTGCACAAGGAGAAGGAGGATATTGTGAGGAAGAAGACTGAGATTGAAGTGGAGAACAGTGGGCAACAGCTTAAGATTGCTGACTTGGAGAAAGATGTTTCTGAATTGAATGAGATTATGTCTAGTTTGCTCAAGGAGAAGGAGGATATTGTAAGGGAGAAGACTGAGATTGAAATGGAGAACAGTAAGCAACAGCTTAAGATTGCTGACTTGGAGAAAGATGTTTCTGAATTGAATGAGATTATGTCTAGTTTGCTCAAGGAGAAGGAGGATATTGTAAGGGAGAAGACTGAGATTGAAATGGAGAACAGTAAGCAACAGTTTAGGATTGCTGACTTGGAGAAATATGTTTCTGAACTGAATGATATTATATCTAGTTTACGCAAGGAGAAGAGTGTTTTGAGTGAAAATTTCTTGGAGTTGGAAAAGAGTTGCCATGAAGCAAAAGAGAAAGCCAAGCTGATAGCAATGGAGTTTGATGCACTGATGCAAGAGAAGCAAAAGAATGACAGAACTATTGAGAGTTTGATGGAGGAAACAGATTCAAGTGACAAGCTGATAAAGACTTTGAAATTTGAGATGAAAGAAAAAGATGGATTGATTGAGAGCTTAATGAGGGATAAAGTAGAGACTGATGATGTGAATGTTGCTAAGGAGAGTGCAATTATGGAGTTGCATAATGAGCTTGCTGGATTAAGAGGTGCTGTGTCTGCATTGCAGGAATCCATCAAAAACGAAGAAGCCAAGAACAAGCAACTTGCATCTGAAGTTAGCTATTACAGAGATGCTTTTGAGCAAGTGAGACTTGAGAGAGACAATACCAAGATTAATTTGgataaggagaaaaagaaaagcatTAACATGAGCTCTAAAGTTCTGGAAATGCAGAAGAGGATTCAAGAGAACATGGAAGAGaatgagaaaatgaaaaatgagaATGAAAGACTTTTCGACGAAAAGAAAGAAATGGAGTCTCAAGTTGGTTTGTTGAAGAAGGAAAAGAAACTGCTGGCAAAGAAGCAATATGAGGCACAACAAGAAATTGAAGATTTGAGGACAAAAATGGAATCAATTGGCAGTAACTCAGAAAGAGTGGTGACCATGTTGAAGAGCACAGCAGCATCAATAGGCCAATCAAATGGTGGAAAGGAAGAATTGTCCATTACTGAAAGGAAGCTTGGCAATGCAACTGAACCATATGTAACAGAGCTGGAAGTTATAAAAAAAGCATTTAAACACAAGGAGAGAGTGGTGGGGGAGATGAGGCAGCGAGTGAAATTTTTGGAGTCGTCTCTGGCAGATGCAAATAAGGAGAAGAGCTTCTGGGCTGCGGTGTCTACAGCAACCACAATATTGGCTGCAGTCTCTTTTGCTTCTGGTAGATTATATTGA
- the LOC110620052 gene encoding gibberellin receptor GID1C → MAGSNEVNLNESKMVVPLNTWVLISNFKLAYNLLRRPDGTFNRHLAEFLDRKVPANVNPVDGVFSFDAVIDRGTSLLCRIYRPTDGEPSQPNLAELEKPVSSEIVPVIIFFHGGSFAHSSANSAIYDTLCRRLVGICKAVVVSVNYRRAPENRYPCAYDDGWTALNWVNSRTWLESKKDSKVHIYLAGDSSGGNIVHHVAIRAVESGIDILGNILLNPMFAGEERTESEKRLDGKYFVTLRDRDWYWRAFLPEGADRDHPACNPFGPKGKNLKGVKFPKSLVVVAGLDLVQDWQLAYVEGLKKDGQVVKLLYLEQATIGFYLLPNNNHFHTVMDEISEFVSSDC, encoded by the exons ATGGCTGGGAGTAATGAAGTTAACCTCAATGAAAGCAAG ATGGTGGTTCCACTGAATACGTGGGTCCTCATATCCAATTTCAAGCTGGCTTACAATCTTCTCCGTCGCCCTGATGGCACTTTCAATCGCCATTTGGCAGAGTTCCTTGACCGGAAAGTTCCAGCAAATGTAAACCCAGTTGATGGAGTTTTCTCTTTTGATGCTGTCATTGACCGTGGGACTAGCCTCCTTTGCAGGATATATCGACCTACTGATGGGGAGCCATCACAACCAAATTTGGCTGAACTTGAGAAGCCTGTGAGCTCTGAGATTGTCCCTGTCATTATCTTCTTTCATGGTGGAAGCTTTGCACACTCCTCTGCAAACAGTGCTATATATGACACGTTATGCCGCCGACTGGTGGGTATTTGCAAAGCAGTGGTAGTCTCTGTGAACTATAGGCGTGCACCTGAAAATCGATACCCTTGTGCCTATGATGATGGATGGACAGCTCTTAATTGGGTTAACTCAAGGACGTGGCTTGAGAGTAAGAAAGATTCTAAAGTTCACATATATTTGGCTGGGGATAGCTCTGGTGGTAACATTGTACATCATGTTGCAATAAGGGCAGTGGAATCAGGTATTGACATATTGGGGAACATACTACTAAACCCAATGTTTGCTGGGGAAGAGAGAACAGAATCTGAGAAGCGACTAGATGGAAAATATTTTGTCACTCTCCGAGACCGGGACTGGTATTGGCGAGCTTTCCTGCCTGAGGGGGCAGATAGGGATCATCCAGCGTGTAATCCATTTGGTCCAAAAGGTAAAAACCTTAAAGGAGTGAAATTCCCGAAGAGTCTTGTTGTGGTGGCCGGTTTGGATCTTGTTCAGGATTGGCAATTGGCTTATGTTGAGGGGCTCAAGAAGGATGGCCAAGTAGTGAAACTTCTATATCTTGAGCAAGCGACAATTGGCTTCTACTTGTTGCCGAATAACAATCACTTTCATACTGTTATGGATGAGATAAGTGAATTTGTGAGTTCCGACTGTTAA
- the LOC110620054 gene encoding histone H2AX: protein MSSTGGSTKGGRGKPKASKSVSRSQKAGLQFPVGRIARFLKAGKYAERVGAGAPVYLSAVLEYLAAEVLELAGNAARDNKKNRIVPRHIQLAVRNDEELSKLLGSVTIANGGVLPNIHQTLLPKKVGKGKGDIGSASQEF from the exons ATGAGTTCTACTGGTGGATCAACCAAGGGAGGAAGAGGAAAGCCTAAGGCGTCAAAGTCTGTATCGCGGTCGCAGAAGGCTGGATTGCAGTTCCCCGTGGGGAGGATCGCCAGATTTCTCAAGGCAGGAAAGTATGCCGAGCGTGTTGGCGCTGGTGCACCAGTCTATCTATCCGCTGTCCTCGAGTACCTCGCTGCCGAG GTACTGGAGCTTGCGGGGAATGCAGCAAGAGATAACAAGAAGAATCGCATTGTGCCGAGGCATATTCAACTTGCTGTAAGGAACGATGAGGAGCTGAGCAAGCTCTTAGGTTCTGTCACCATTGCCAATGGTGGTGTGTTACCTAACATTCACCAGACTCTTCTTCCTAAGAAGGTTGGCAAGGGGAAAGGTGACATAGGATCTGCTTCTCAGGAGTTCTAG